TGCCAAGTTTATTAAACATATCAAGGGCTCTGCTGCAATCATCAAGCGCTACGCTTTGAGGTGTGGTAACGCACACACCAAGGCTAACTGGCACGCTTTGAGCCAAGGTCAGCTGCGCATCGCCTGTGCCAGGAGGCATATCCAAAAATAAAGCATCTAAACTCCCCCAAGCCACTTCATTTAGAAGCTGCGTGATAGCTTTCATTATCATTGCCCCACGCCAAATTAGACTTTGTCCAGGCTCAATTAACACACCCATACTCATCATTTCAAGTCCGTGGCTGGTAATAGGCTTTAATTTATCGCCCACAGCGTAGGCACGCTCATTTTCACAGCCTAGCATTCTAGGGATATTTGGGCCGTAAATATCAGCATCTAGAATTCCTACTTTTTTGCCCATTTTTGCCATGCTAAGAGCTAGATTTAGCGTGGTTGTGCTTTTGCCAACGCCACCTTTGCCGCTTGAAATCATAATGAAGTTTTTTATCTGTGGGGCTATGTTTTTGTTTTGTGGACTGCTAGCTTGCTGTGGTACTGGTGTGAGTATTTCGCACTCTAAGCCAAGGGCAGATATCGCTTTTTCAAGCTCATTTTTTATTTCAGGCTTTGCGCTAGGGATTTGTACAACAACCTTTGGCTGGGTAGCTTTTACAAAGCCAAAATCTACTATGCTTTTTTTAAAGCCCGGATAAATAATGCCTTTAAGTTTATTTAAGATTTCTTCGTTCATTTTTTTTTGCCTTTTAAAAATTTTTAAAATCTTAGCTGAATTTGATAAATCTTTGACTAAAATTTTGATAATTTTTATTAAAGTTTTTAATAATAATTTTTATATCATATATAAAAAGCTAATTAAAGATATATGAGAATTCTAGAATTCTAGAATTCTCAAAAATTAGCTTTATAATTCTAAAAATGCGCTATTATTCTTGCGGGTAGCTCTCGCAGGTGTTTTTTTGCTCCGCAATCCGTTGGTTAGCTACTTCTTGGCTGATTTTATACGCGCAAAATTTTGGCCCACACATTGAGCAAAACTTAGCTTCTTTAAAGCCTTCTTCTGGCAAGCTCTCATCGTGAAGCTCGCGGGCTTTATCAGGGTCAAGTGCTAGCTCAAACTGCTCGTTCCATCTAAAATTCCACCTAGCATCGCTCATTTTGTGATCTCTCTCAATAGCACCTGGGCGTTTTAGAGCCACATCTGCGCTGTGAGCGGCGATTTTGTGAGCGATTATACCGTCTCTTACATCTGCTGCGTTTGGCAGACCTAAATGCTCTTTTGGCGTTACATAGCAAAGCATGCTAGCACCATGATATGCTGCCATTGTTGCACCTATCGCGCTTGTTATATGATCGTATCCTGCACCGATATCAGTTGGCAAAGGCCCCAAAATATAAAAAGGCGCATCATCGCAAAGACGCTGTTCTTCTTTCATGTTAAACTCAATTTGATCAAAAGGTATGTGACCTGGACCTTCTATCATTACTTGGACATTTTTCTCTCTTGCTCTTCTACCAAGGCGACCAAGCTCTGCAAGCTCGGCAAGTTGCGCCTCATCGCTAGCATCAGCTAGGCAGCCTGGGCGAAGACTATCACCAAGGCTGAGTGCGACATCGTATTTTGCGCAGATATCGCAGATTTTATCAAAGGCTTCGTAAAAGGGATTTTGTTTATGATGCTTCATCATCCACGCAGCCATGAGAGAGCCACCACGGCTTACTATTCCCATTTTGCGCTTGCCCACATAAGGCATGAACTCTAAAAGCATTCCAGCATGTATTGTAAAGTAGCTCACGCCTTGTTTTGCTTGCTTTTCTAGGCAATCAAGCATGATTTCTAAGGTGAGATTTTCCATATCGCCGATATCGTGGATTATTTGATACATAGGCACGGTGCCGATAGGCACAGAACTTGCTTTTATGATACCTTGGCGGATTTGGTCTAAATCTCCACCGGTGCTTAGATCCATAACAGTATCAGCACCGTACTTTAAGCAGACATTAAGCTTTTCTATCTCTTCTTCAAGACCGCTTGTAAGTGCGCTAGATCCTATGTTTGCGTTGATTTTGGTTTTTAGGCTTCTGCCTATGCCCATAGGCACCAAGTTTGTGTGGTTTATGTTTGCTGGGATGATGATTTTGCCCTCTGCGACTTGCTGTCTAATAAACTCAGGCTCAAGTAGTTCAGTTCTAGCGACAAATTCCATCTCAGGTGTGATTATACCTTGCTTTGCGTAGTATAGTTGTGTGGGTGTAGCATGATTTTCTCGCTCTTTACACCAGTTTGTGCGCATTTTTACATCCTTTTTGTGTTTTTAAAAAGTGCAATTCTATCCTATTTTTTTAAATTCATTAAAAATTTTAAAAAATACTTGATCTAGCTTTGAGCCGGTGATTGATTATATAGTATCTAAATAATCTAAAAATAACAATGATTTAGATACTATGTTTTATAAAATGCTAAGCATTTTTATCAAAATACCCCTGTGCCCTCAGCTAATATATAAAAAATTCCAAGCAAGGCAAATATCTTTAAAAATGCTGTGCTGGGGAATTCTAGAATTTTGTTTCTTTGGCAAAAAGCGCATCAAGCTTTGTTGGCATTACATCATTTTCTACTAATAAAAATTAAAATTAGCTCAAAAATGTAAGTTTATTTTAAGAAATATATTTTCTAGCAAAATTGCTAAACTAGTAAAATTGCTAAAAAACTTTTTAAATAAGCATATTTTAACATTGATTTAGCTAGAATTGCGAGATTTTTTTATAGATTTTTTAAGGACAAATAATGCTAGATGTTATGCAAATTCAAGAAATTTTGCCACATAGATTTCCTTTTTTGCTCATTGATAGAGTAACTGAAATTGACGCTGGCAAGAGTATTAAGGCTTACAAAAATATCACCATAGGCGAACAGATTTTTCAGGGGCATTTTCCAGGGCATCCCATATATCCAGGCGTGATGATTATTGAAGGTCTTGCGCAAGCTGGTGGCGTGCTAGCTTTTAAAAGCGATGAGGGCATGGATATAAGCACTAAAGTTGTATATTTTACTAGCATTGATGAGACAAAGTTTCGCTCTCCGGTTCGTCCAGGAGATCGCTTAGACTATGAAATAGAAGTGCTAAAGCACCGTGGTTCTATGTGGGTGATGAGCGCAAAGGCTTATGTAGATGGCAAACTATGCTGTGAAAGCAAACTAAGTGCGATGCTGGTGGATAAATAATGATAAGCGATAAAGCAATAGTAGAAAAGGGCGCAAAGCTAGGCTCTGGCGTAGTTATAGAACCTTTTGCTTATGTGGGCTCTGGTGTTGAGCTAGGTGATAACTGCGTGGTAAAATCAGGCGCAAAGCTTGTAGGAAATACCAAAATCGGCGAAAACTCCAAAATCTATAGCTACGCTATAATAGGCGAAGGCTGTCAGGATATAGGGCACAAACCAAGTGGGGCTGAGAGCGTGATAATCGGCAAAAACTCTGTTATAAGAGAGTTTGCTACTATTAACTCAGGCACTTTTAAAAACGAACACTGCGATGGTAGCACGAAAATTGGCGATAATGCCTTTATAATGGCGTATTGCCATATAGCCCATGACTGTAAAGTGGGGAATAATATAATTTTTGCAAATAACGCAACTTTGGCTGGGCATGTAGAAATAGGCGATTTTACCGTTGTTGGTGGGCTTACGCCTATTCATCAGTTCGTGCGTATAGGCGAGGGCTGCATGATAGCAGGTGCTAGTGGCGTGAGTCAAGATATAGTGCCTTTTTGCCTAGCTGAGGGAAATAGAGCCTATATCCGTGGACTAAATGTAGTGGGGCTAAGGCGTAGATTTAATAAAGAAGTAATCGATGAGATTCACAGCGCATTTCGCAAGCTACAAAAAGCCCATGATATAAAAGAAATCGCAGCACAGCTAACAAATCATGACTGCGAGCAAGTAAGAAAAATGGCTGAGTTTATACTAAATACTACTAGGGGAATTCCTATGCATAAAGGAAAACAATGAGAAAATGTAGTTTTTGTGGGAATTTTGAAAGTAGCGAAAGAAAATTGCTTACAAATAATGATGATAGTGCCTTTATCTGCGAATACTGCGCAAATGCTGCTTTTAGCGCCTTTCATGGCGATGAGAAAAAAGTAGAAACTAGCGAAGATTGCGTAGCTTTTGATACTATCACACCAAAGGGGCTAAAAGCCGTGCTTGATAACTATGTAATCGGGCAAGAAAGAGCTAAAAAAGTCTTTAGCGTGGGCGTGTATAATCACTATAAAAGAATTTTTAAACAAAGCGATGATGATACCGAACTAGCAAAGTCAAATATACTGCTAATAGGCCCAACTGGTTCTGGAAAAACGCTAATGGCGCAGACTTTGGCTAGATTTTTACATGTGCCTATTGCAATCTGCGATGCTACAAGTTTAACTGAGGCTGGATATGTAGGCGAAGATGTAGAAAACATACTAACCAAGCTTTATCAAGCAGCAGGCTGCGATATCAAAAAAGCCGAACAAGGCATAGTTTTTGTTGATGAAATAGATAAAATTGCTAGAATGGGCGAAAACCGCTCTATCACTCGTGATGTAAGTGGAGAGGGCGTGCAGCAAGCCTTGCTTAAAATCATAGAAGGCAGCAGCGTAAATATCCCGCCAAATGGTGGCAGAAAGCACCCAAATCAAGAGTTTGTACAAATTGATACTACAAATATTTTGTTTGTTTGTGGTGGGGCTTTTGATGGGCTAAATGAAATAATTGAACGCAGAGTAGGCAAAAATGTCCTTGGATTTAACCAAAATCGCCGTGGAAAAAAAGAAAGGCAAAATGCTATTTCGCTTGTAGAACCTGATGATTTGGTTCATTTTGGACTTATCCCTGAGCTAATCGGCAGGCTTCATAGCATAACTACGCTAAATGAAATCACTACTGATGATATGGTGCGTATCCTAACCGAGCCAAAAAATGCTCTACTTCGTCAATATGAAAAGCTCTTTGCTATGGATGGAGCGAAGCTGATGTTTGATGATGAGGCTGTGCGTGAGGTAGCAAATCTAGCTATCAAGCGCAAAACCGGAGCTCGTGGACTTCGCTCGATTATGGAAGAGATGATGACTGATATAATGTTTGATTTGCCTGAGCTTAATGGATATGAGGTTCACATCTCAAAAGATGTAGTGGATAAAAAGGCTGAACCTTTGCTAATAAAGGTCAAATAAACTGTTAGGAATTCTAGAATTCCCTATAAATGCTAATAAAGGTCAAAAAAAACTTTTAGGAATTCTAGTAGGAATTCTAGAATTCCCTATATAATTAACAAAATTCAAGGAGAAAAAATGTTTTTAGATAGTTTGGTGGGGCTGTTTTCTAGTGACATGGCAATAGACCTTGGAACTGCAAATACCTTGGTGCTAGTAAAAGATAAAGGTATAGTAATAAATGAACCTAGCGTAGTAGCAGTAGAGCGTGGCAAATACGGTCAGCAAAAAATCCTAGCTGTGGGTAGAGAAGCAAAAGAAATGGTTGGCAAAACTCACAGTGGCATAGAGGCAATCCGCCCTATGAGAGATGGCGTGATAGCTGATTTTGATATGACTGAGAAAATGATAAGATATTTTATAGAAAAAACTCACCGCCGCAAAAGCTTTTTGCGTCCTAGAATCATCATCTCAGTGCCTTATGGCTTAACTCAGGTTGAAAGAAAGGCTGTTAGAGAAAGTGCTCTCTCAGCTGGTGCTAGAGAGGTGTTTTTGATAGAAGAGCCTATGGCAGCAGCAATAGGCGCAAATCTGCCAGTAATGGAGCCACAAGGCAGCCTTGTAGTAGACATCGGTGGAGGAACTACTGAAATAGGCGTAGTTAGCCTAGGCGGTCTAGTAATCTCAAAATCAATCCGTGTAGCTGGTGATAAGATAAATGAAACAATAGTAAACTATGTGCGTGAAAAACACAATCTAGTAATCGGCGAGCGCACAGGAGAGGATATAAAAATAAAAATTGGTTGTGCAGTCCAGCTACCAAAAGAACTAACTATGAATGTAAAAGGTCGCGATCAAATCACACGCCTACTAAGTAGCATAGAACTAACTAGCGAGGATGCAAGAGAGGCTATGGAAGAGCCATTAAAAGAAATAGTAGATGCGTTAAAATTTGTCCTTGAGCGTATGACACCTGATATCGTTGGCGATATATTTAAAAGCGGCGTAGTGCTAACTGGTGGTGGAGCACTCATCCGTGGGCTAGATAAATACATCTCAGATGCTGTAAAACTACCAGTATATGTAGCAGACGAACCACTACTAGCAGTAGCAAAGGGCACAGGCAAGGCACTAGAAGAGATTGTACTTTTACAAACACTAACAAATGAAGAGTAAGTTAAAGTTTTTTTTAGTAATTGGATATATTGTTTTAATTTCATTTTATGCTAGCGATAGTTTAAAAAAATATTTTATAGATGCTACAAATCTTGTAGTTGGGCAGATTTATTCTATTGCTAGTTTTGTTAAAGATAGCTTTGATGAGCATTTTGCTCAAGTTAGGCTTATAAAAGAACTAAAAGAGCAAAATGAAAAGCTACAAGAAAAAGCCGCACTTAGCGAAGCTTTTAGCTATGAACTCTCCCAGGTTATGAGGGATATTAACTCAAGCTTTGTGCCAGAATCTAGAAAAGTGCGAGCCCTGAGCTACGCACAAATTGGCGACCATAGCAAGATTTGGCTAGATTTTAAGGAATTTGATAGCAATAAAATCTATGGACTTTTAAGTGATGGAAAAACAGCTGGAATTGTAATAAATCAAAATGACCGCCCTTTGGCTGTATTACAAAACGACCAAAAGAGCATGTTCGCAGTCTATATCGGCGAGGAAAAAATCCCAGGAATCGCTAAGGGTAATGGAAAAAATATAGAAGTAAAATATATAGCAAAATGGCTAACACCACAAGTAGGCGATGAGGTTTATACTAGTGGATTAGATGGGATATTTTTTGGAGGAATTGCAGTGGGCAAGGTAGTTGAGCTAATAGACGAGACTATTTACATAACAGCAGTGGTAGAACCGGCGGCGGATGTCAAAGTCCCATCGTATCTTTATGTAATCACAAAAGGATAAAAAATGGCAAAAAGAAAAGATATAAAAAGCATTTTGTTAATAGGCTCAGGACCTATTGTAATCGGTCAGGCTTGCGAGTTTGATTATAGTGGTACGCAGGCTGCTAAAACGCTAAAAGAACTAGGATATAGAGTAGTTCTTATAAACTCAAACCCAGCTACAATCATGACTGACCCAGACTTTGCTGATGCTACTTATATAGAGCCTATTACTGCTGATGCTATTTCTCGCATTATAAAAAAAGAGCGAGTGGATGCTATTTTACCTACTATGGGCGGACAAGTAGCACTTAATGTTGCTATGGAATTATACGAAAAAGGGCTTTTGGGCGATGTGAAGTTTATCGGTGCAAATCCAGAAGCCATCAAAAAAGGCGAGGATAGAGTAGAGTTTAAAAAAGCTATGCAAAAAATCGGTATGGATCTGCCAAAATCAGCCTACGCTCATAGCCTTGAAGAAGCCCTTGGAGCAGCTGATGAAATAGGCTTTCCACTTATAATCAGGGCTAGCTACACTCTTGGTGGTGCAGGTAGCGGCGTAGCGTATAATATGGACGAGTTTAGAAGTCTAGCTGAGATTGGAATAGAAGCAAGTCCTATAAATGAAATTCTCATTGAAGAGAGCTTGCTAGGCTGGAAAGAATATGAAATGGAGGTTATCAGAGATCACAAAGATAACTGCATCATTGTCTGTTCTATAGAAAACTTTGATCCTATGGGAATTCATACAGGAGATAGTATCACAGTTGCCCCAGCCCTAACACTAACTGATAAAGAATACCAAAGAATGCGTGATGCTTCTTTTGCTATTTTAAGAGAAATAGGCGTGGATACTGGTGGGTCTAATGTGCAGTTTGCAATAAACCCAAAAACAGGCCGCATGACTGTAATAGAGATGAATCCACGCGTTAGCCGCAGCTCTGCTCTGGCTAGCAAGGCTACTGGCTATCCTATCGCAAAAGTAGCTACCATGCTAGCAGTAGGTTACAGCCTAGATGAGATAAAAAACGATATCACAGGCACTCCAGCTAGCTTTGAGCCGGTGATTGATTATATTGTTACTAAAATTCCTAGATTTACTTTTGAGAAATTCCCTGGGGCAAATCCATATCTTGGCACAGCGATGAAAAGCGTGGGTGAGGTAATGGCAATAGGTGCAACCTTTAAAGAAAGCGTTCAAAAAGCACTTTGTAGCTTAGAGAAAGACTATTATGGCTTTAATGAGCTAAGTTTAAGCGATGAAGAACTAAGCGTTGGGCTTAGAAATGGGCATGAAAAAAGAATTCTCTATGTAGCGCAGGCTTTTAGAGCTGGGATGGGCATAGATGAGGTTTGTAGCCTTTGTCATATTGATCCTTGGTTTTTAAATGAGATTAAAGAGATTGTAGATTTTGAAAAAAATCTAAATATGGATATTTTAAATGACGCAGAGTTACTTCGCAAAGCAAAAATCATGGGCTTTAGCGATAAAATGATAGCGTATTTTATAAATAAAAATGATGATCTTGGGCTTAGCGAAAATGATATATTCTACGCTAGAACTCGCCTTGGCATAGTAGCGCAGTATCACGAGGTAGATACTTGTGCTGGTGAGTTTCCTGCGCTCACGCCGTATCTATACAGCAGTGTAGGCGTGGATAATGCTGTGGATAATAGCCAAGGCATCAAAGAATTTCAGAGCCTAGAAAAAGCTCTTTTGCCACAATTTGAGCGCAAAAAAGTGCTAATAATCGGTGGTGGCCCAAACCGCATAGGGCAGGGCATAGAGTTTGATTATTGTTGTGTTCATGCTAGTTTTGCGCTAAAAGATATGGGTGTCCAGAGCATAATGTATAACTGCAACCCAGAAACTGTAAGCACAGACTATGATACTAGCGATAAGCTATACTTTGAGCCGATTTCTTTTGAGCATTTGCGCACGCTAATAGAACACGAAAAACCAGATGGCGTGATAGTACACTTTGGCGGTCAAACTCCACTAAAATACTCTAAAAAACTAAGCATGGTAGGCGCAAAAATCATAGGCACCAGTGCTCGCATAATAGACATCGCAGAAGATAGAAAGAAATTTAGCGAGTTTATAAGTAAGCTTGGCATAAAACAGCCTAAAAACGACACAGCTACAAGCGAGGCTGAGGCTATTTCTAAGGCTGAGAAAATCGGCTATCCAGTGCTAGTGCGCCCTAGCTATGTGCTTGGCGGCAGGGCTATGAGAATAGTAGCAAACCAAAGCGAGCTAGAAGCTTACATGAGCGAGGCTGTAAAGGTAAGTGGTAGCTCGCCGGTGCTGCTTGATAAGTTTTTACAAGACGCAACTGAACTTGATGTGGACGCTATAAGTGATAGCAAAAATGTATATATAGGCGCAATTATGGAACACATAGAAGAGGCTGGAATCCACTCAGGTGATAGCGCAAGTATCTTGCCACCACTCTCGCTAAGCCCTGAAATGATAGAAAAAGTGGAGCGTGCTACCAAAGATATCGCACTAAGCCTTGGCGTGGTGGGGCTAATGAATATCCAGTGGGCGATATATGAAAACGAGCTATATATAATAGAAGTAAATCCAAGGGCTAGCCGCACCGTGCCTTTTGTCAGCAAGGCTACTGGTATGCCACTAGCAAAAGTCGCAACACGCGTGATGTATCAAGGCGATTTGTTAGAGGCTCTTAAATTCTACGATAAATTTGGTGTGGTAACCGAACAAAACGGCATTTACAAAGCAAATACAAAAAGCCATATTTGCGTAAAAGAAAGTGTATTTCCATTTAACAAAATGCCAGGTGCTGATGTGCTATTAAGCCCTGAGATGAAAAGCACCGGTGAGGTTATGGGGATTAGCAACTCTTTTGAAGCAAGCTTTGTAAAAAGCCAAGAAGCTGCTAAAAACGCTCTGCCAAGCTCTGGTAAGGTATTTATCAGCCTAGCTGATCACGATAAAGAACAAGGTGCGGTTTTGGCAAAGAAATTTAGCGAGCTAGGCTTTGAGATACTAGCTACTGGTGGGACTTTCCGCCATTTTGAAAGCAGGGGAGTTAAGGCGCAAATGGTCTTTAAAATCAGCGAGGGTCGCCCAAATATAGAAGATAGCATAAGAAACGGCGAAATCGCCCTAGCAATAAACACTAGCGGTCATAAAAGCAAGCAAGGCGACGCTGCTGCTATCCGCCAAGCGGTGCTAAAAGCTGGTGTGCCTTATTTTACAAATATGCGCACGGCTATGATTTCAGCAAATGCTATTGCTAGCATTGAGAGCGCAAAAGAGGTAAAAAGCCTACAAGAATATTTGGGCTAAGGCTTGTCTTTTATGGATAAATTATGATAATTTAAGCACTCAAAAGACAGTTTGCTTAGTTTTGCGGTTATCTTTTATATAATAAACACTAATGTAAAAAATGCCGAATTTTTAAGGAAAACAAAATGGTAAAAAATTATTTTTTTCTTAGCATTGCGATTGTTATAGCTTCTATTGTTTTGGGTGTTAGTGCTATCGTAGCCACGCAGCCAAAAGCTAGCGTGCTAGTGCGTGGACTGGCCCAGTGTGAGGTGGATGCAAACCTTGCTATTTGGCGTATGAGCTACTCGCTTGGCAGCAACGAACTAGCCGCTTTACAAAGCGAAATTAACACAAAAAATGCTGTAATCACCGAGTTTTTGCTGGCTCATGGGCTAAGCAGTGATGATTTTAGCGTGCTTCCAGCCTCTATTACTGATACAAGTTTAGATATGTATAGTGATAAAAGTCGCATTAGCTACACCTTCATTGCCACGGCTACGACGCTAGTGCGAACAAGCAAGATAAAAGAGCTTCAAGCAGCTTTTAAAGACAGCCAGACTCTTATTAGCTCTGGCATTGCGATACAGCAAGATTTTGACAATAAAATAAACTATGAGTTTACTGCCCTTAATGAAATCAAGCCTGCGATGATAGAAGAAGCTACCAAAAATGCAAGAGAAGTAGCAGTTAAGTTTGCCAAGGACTCAAATAGCCAGGTTGGCAAAATAAAAAATGCTAGCCAAGGAGTTTTTAGCATAGAAAATGCTAGCGGTGGCTTAGAAGACAAAAAAAGAGTGCGAGTAGTAACGCAAATAGAATACTTTCTAAAATGATATATCTAGCCCAGAGCGACACTACAGCAGGGCTTTTAAGCCAAGATAAAGCAAAACTTAATGTGCTAAAAGGCAGAGCTAAGGACAAGCCTTGTGTGATAACGGTGGCTAGTTTATGCGTTTTAAAGGGCTTTGCTAGGGTGCCAAAGGCGCACAAAGCCCTTGTGCGTAGGGCTAAAAAAACGAGCTTTATCTATCCAAACGGGCTTTGTCTGCGCTGTGTAAAAGATGCTAGGCATGCTAAGTTTTTAGCTAGCTTTGAGGGTGGCTGGGCGTATAGCACCAGTGCTAACGAACACG
The nucleotide sequence above comes from Campylobacter magnus. Encoded proteins:
- a CDS encoding rod shape-determining protein, which encodes MFLDSLVGLFSSDMAIDLGTANTLVLVKDKGIVINEPSVVAVERGKYGQQKILAVGREAKEMVGKTHSGIEAIRPMRDGVIADFDMTEKMIRYFIEKTHRRKSFLRPRIIISVPYGLTQVERKAVRESALSAGAREVFLIEEPMAAAIGANLPVMEPQGSLVVDIGGGTTEIGVVSLGGLVISKSIRVAGDKINETIVNYVREKHNLVIGERTGEDIKIKIGCAVQLPKELTMNVKGRDQITRLLSSIELTSEDAREAMEEPLKEIVDALKFVLERMTPDIVGDIFKSGVVLTGGGALIRGLDKYISDAVKLPVYVADEPLLAVAKGTGKALEEIVLLQTLTNEE
- the mreC gene encoding rod shape-determining protein MreC: MKSKLKFFLVIGYIVLISFYASDSLKKYFIDATNLVVGQIYSIASFVKDSFDEHFAQVRLIKELKEQNEKLQEKAALSEAFSYELSQVMRDINSSFVPESRKVRALSYAQIGDHSKIWLDFKEFDSNKIYGLLSDGKTAGIVINQNDRPLAVLQNDQKSMFAVYIGEEKIPGIAKGNGKNIEVKYIAKWLTPQVGDEVYTSGLDGIFFGGIAVGKVVELIDETIYITAVVEPAADVKVPSYLYVITKG
- a CDS encoding Mrp/NBP35 family ATP-binding protein — protein: MNEEILNKLKGIIYPGFKKSIVDFGFVKATQPKVVVQIPSAKPEIKNELEKAISALGLECEILTPVPQQASSPQNKNIAPQIKNFIMISSGKGGVGKSTTTLNLALSMAKMGKKVGILDADIYGPNIPRMLGCENERAYAVGDKLKPITSHGLEMMSMGVLIEPGQSLIWRGAMIMKAITQLLNEVAWGSLDALFLDMPPGTGDAQLTLAQSVPVSLGVCVTTPQSVALDDCSRALDMFNKLGIKLGGVVENMSGFICPDCGKKYDIFGGGEATEKLAQKYSTNIIAKVPIEPSIRQGGDLGKPVAFYEPNSNAAKAYDKAAAVLWDELEKLKSAGGASNSSIQPH
- the clpX gene encoding ATP-dependent Clp protease ATP-binding subunit ClpX codes for the protein MRKCSFCGNFESSERKLLTNNDDSAFICEYCANAAFSAFHGDEKKVETSEDCVAFDTITPKGLKAVLDNYVIGQERAKKVFSVGVYNHYKRIFKQSDDDTELAKSNILLIGPTGSGKTLMAQTLARFLHVPIAICDATSLTEAGYVGEDVENILTKLYQAAGCDIKKAEQGIVFVDEIDKIARMGENRSITRDVSGEGVQQALLKIIEGSSVNIPPNGGRKHPNQEFVQIDTTNILFVCGGAFDGLNEIIERRVGKNVLGFNQNRRGKKERQNAISLVEPDDLVHFGLIPELIGRLHSITTLNEITTDDMVRILTEPKNALLRQYEKLFAMDGAKLMFDDEAVREVANLAIKRKTGARGLRSIMEEMMTDIMFDLPELNGYEVHISKDVVDKKAEPLLIKVK
- the thiC gene encoding phosphomethylpyrimidine synthase ThiC; protein product: MRTNWCKERENHATPTQLYYAKQGIITPEMEFVARTELLEPEFIRQQVAEGKIIIPANINHTNLVPMGIGRSLKTKINANIGSSALTSGLEEEIEKLNVCLKYGADTVMDLSTGGDLDQIRQGIIKASSVPIGTVPMYQIIHDIGDMENLTLEIMLDCLEKQAKQGVSYFTIHAGMLLEFMPYVGKRKMGIVSRGGSLMAAWMMKHHKQNPFYEAFDKICDICAKYDVALSLGDSLRPGCLADASDEAQLAELAELGRLGRRAREKNVQVMIEGPGHIPFDQIEFNMKEEQRLCDDAPFYILGPLPTDIGAGYDHITSAIGATMAAYHGASMLCYVTPKEHLGLPNAADVRDGIIAHKIAAHSADVALKRPGAIERDHKMSDARWNFRWNEQFELALDPDKARELHDESLPEEGFKEAKFCSMCGPKFCAYKISQEVANQRIAEQKNTCESYPQE
- the lpxA gene encoding acyl-ACP--UDP-N-acetylglucosamine O-acyltransferase, with translation MISDKAIVEKGAKLGSGVVIEPFAYVGSGVELGDNCVVKSGAKLVGNTKIGENSKIYSYAIIGEGCQDIGHKPSGAESVIIGKNSVIREFATINSGTFKNEHCDGSTKIGDNAFIMAYCHIAHDCKVGNNIIFANNATLAGHVEIGDFTVVGGLTPIHQFVRIGEGCMIAGASGVSQDIVPFCLAEGNRAYIRGLNVVGLRRRFNKEVIDEIHSAFRKLQKAHDIKEIAAQLTNHDCEQVRKMAEFILNTTRGIPMHKGKQ
- a CDS encoding SIMPL domain-containing protein, which encodes MVKNYFFLSIAIVIASIVLGVSAIVATQPKASVLVRGLAQCEVDANLAIWRMSYSLGSNELAALQSEINTKNAVITEFLLAHGLSSDDFSVLPASITDTSLDMYSDKSRISYTFIATATTLVRTSKIKELQAAFKDSQTLISSGIAIQQDFDNKINYEFTALNEIKPAMIEEATKNAREVAVKFAKDSNSQVGKIKNASQGVFSIENASGGLEDKKRVRVVTQIEYFLK
- the carB gene encoding carbamoyl-phosphate synthase large subunit, producing the protein MAKRKDIKSILLIGSGPIVIGQACEFDYSGTQAAKTLKELGYRVVLINSNPATIMTDPDFADATYIEPITADAISRIIKKERVDAILPTMGGQVALNVAMELYEKGLLGDVKFIGANPEAIKKGEDRVEFKKAMQKIGMDLPKSAYAHSLEEALGAADEIGFPLIIRASYTLGGAGSGVAYNMDEFRSLAEIGIEASPINEILIEESLLGWKEYEMEVIRDHKDNCIIVCSIENFDPMGIHTGDSITVAPALTLTDKEYQRMRDASFAILREIGVDTGGSNVQFAINPKTGRMTVIEMNPRVSRSSALASKATGYPIAKVATMLAVGYSLDEIKNDITGTPASFEPVIDYIVTKIPRFTFEKFPGANPYLGTAMKSVGEVMAIGATFKESVQKALCSLEKDYYGFNELSLSDEELSVGLRNGHEKRILYVAQAFRAGMGIDEVCSLCHIDPWFLNEIKEIVDFEKNLNMDILNDAELLRKAKIMGFSDKMIAYFINKNDDLGLSENDIFYARTRLGIVAQYHEVDTCAGEFPALTPYLYSSVGVDNAVDNSQGIKEFQSLEKALLPQFERKKVLIIGGGPNRIGQGIEFDYCCVHASFALKDMGVQSIMYNCNPETVSTDYDTSDKLYFEPISFEHLRTLIEHEKPDGVIVHFGGQTPLKYSKKLSMVGAKIIGTSARIIDIAEDRKKFSEFISKLGIKQPKNDTATSEAEAISKAEKIGYPVLVRPSYVLGGRAMRIVANQSELEAYMSEAVKVSGSSPVLLDKFLQDATELDVDAISDSKNVYIGAIMEHIEEAGIHSGDSASILPPLSLSPEMIEKVERATKDIALSLGVVGLMNIQWAIYENELYIIEVNPRASRTVPFVSKATGMPLAKVATRVMYQGDLLEALKFYDKFGVVTEQNGIYKANTKSHICVKESVFPFNKMPGADVLLSPEMKSTGEVMGISNSFEASFVKSQEAAKNALPSSGKVFISLADHDKEQGAVLAKKFSELGFEILATGGTFRHFESRGVKAQMVFKISEGRPNIEDSIRNGEIALAINTSGHKSKQGDAAAIRQAVLKAGVPYFTNMRTAMISANAIASIESAKEVKSLQEYLG
- the fabZ gene encoding 3-hydroxyacyl-ACP dehydratase FabZ, whose amino-acid sequence is MLDVMQIQEILPHRFPFLLIDRVTEIDAGKSIKAYKNITIGEQIFQGHFPGHPIYPGVMIIEGLAQAGGVLAFKSDEGMDISTKVVYFTSIDETKFRSPVRPGDRLDYEIEVLKHRGSMWVMSAKAYVDGKLCCESKLSAMLVDK
- a CDS encoding Sua5 YciO YrdC YwlC family protein codes for the protein MIYLAQSDTTAGLLSQDKAKLNVLKGRAKDKPCVITVASLCVLKGFARVPKAHKALVRRAKKTSFIYPNGLCLRCVKDARHAKFLASFEGGWAYSTSANEHGKNFDINWAKSVADEIFDADILSQGKGSAIFKLGKKSIKKIR